The following is a genomic window from Synergistaceae bacterium.
ATGCCTCTAATCGTGAGCATCACGATACTATAATATAATGGACAGGTGTAACTCTCTCACCTTCCATTGCCTCTGCCTCACCTCACAGCGATGTAACTCAACCATATTGTGTTACATCACCCGTTCCCGTAAAACCTTTTCCTCACTGCCTTTGTTGCCATTTATCGCTTTTTTTGCTCCCGCTTACTTCTCCCTTTTCCCGCCGGTTTCACATCTCACAACCGATTCGCTTTTCTCAGGGCGCTTCCCGTAAGGTTTGCAATTTTTGAACATGCTTTATTGTACCGCCATTCCGATTTTTTGCAACTCCCCCCTTTTCCCTTTTATCCTCTCCCCTCCAATCCCCGTTTTTCATCAAAACCGGACGGGATAAGACTTTCTCCGTTTTTCAGCTCCAACTTTTTTAAAGGGTTAACCCTTTTTTAGTGAAAATTTATTCTCTCCAAACGGTTTTCATTTTTCAACGTAAACTCCGTTCACGCCCTGCTTCACGCGTTTTTTCGATGTAACACAATATGGTTGAGTTACATCGCTGTGAGGTGAGGCAGAGGCAATGGAAGGTGAGAGAGTTACACCTGTCCATTATATTATAGTATCGTGATGCTCACGATTAGAGGCATTGTAGAACACGTTTCTGTCTTCTGTCAATAAAAAACCCTTTTTTTCCGTCCATTTTTCTTTCTTATCTTTTTATACTTATACGTGCTGTATATTTTTATGCGTCTTTCTTTTCCAGGTATTCTTTCCAAAATTCCGGACTCACCCGAATCGTTCCGGGGTTGACGTAGGTCACGAGGGACAGGGCCGCGCCGGGAACGGCACGAACATAACGGCGTTCCGTGTAGTCCACCTGGACGGACAGCGACGTTTTCCCCCGGCTGTAGGCCGCGGCCAGAGATGCGGCGAAGGCCAGAAGATTCGGGACATTTTCCTCCAGCTCCGCTCTGGCGAAGGGTCCCTTCACAATCACGTGAGCGCCGGGCACTTCGTGGGCGTGCAGCCACAGGTCCCCCCCCGTCGCCTGCTTGAAGGTCACGAAGCGATTTCCCCGGGCCGACAGCCCCACGAGGATCGTGCAGCCTTCCACTTCGAAGCGCAGATGGGGAGGAAGTTTTTCCCGCGCCTTCTTTTGCTGCCGCCCTTTTTTGAAAATTTTTCCACCGGCGGCGGGCGTCTTTTTCGTCTCACGGGAGGCGCTGAGCCATTCCTCCACGTCCCGCACGGCCTCTTCCAGCTGGTCGGGGTCGTCGATGGCGTTAAGAAGGTCCTTCTGCTCCCACAGCTCCGCAACGGCCCCTTTCAGAGAATCGATTTCCTCGCGATATTTTTGCGGGTCCACGCGGGCTTTTTTGTATTTTTTGAAATAGCGTTCCGCGTTGCGGGACGGGGAAAGGTTCGGGTCCAGCTCGATCTCCAGTTCTTCTCCGCCCCCCCACTCGGACAGCGTGACCTTCGCCGCCCGGGGGGGAATTTCGTTCACGCGGGCAAGCAGCAGTTCTCCCTTTCGTCGGAACACCTCCGCTTCGGCGTTGTTCCGGAGCTGTTTCAGCAGCCCGTCCAGGTGGCGCTCCCTCGACTTCACCGCGCGTTCCAGATGGACGTTCAGCCTGTGCAGGAGGCGGGACCGCAGAGCCGTCAGCAGCGGGCGCAGCACACCCTCCCGGGCGGCGTCAAGGGCGTCCTCCCCAAGGTTTTTCGCCTCTCGAAAAAGATGGGGAAAACGCGTAAGGTATCCCCTGTCCGTGTACTGGCAGGGCAGAAAATCCTCCGTGTAAATTCGCCGCAGGGCCGCGAGCCAGACCTCGGGGTCCCGCTCCTCCCATCGGGCGTCGATGAGCCGCCCCAGAGGACGCCCCACGCCTCGAACGCCAAAGATTCCCCCCGTTTGGAGTTTTTCGACTTCCGAGGGCAGAGGCCCCTCGAACACCGGCGGCGGAACATAGGGATACCCCGGCAGAAGCGTCCGGTACCGGTTGACGTCGGGAGAAGCGTGGCGGGCCAGTTCCTCGATTTTATGGTTTTCGTCCAGCAGAATCACGTTTCCGGAGGGCTCCGTAATCTCCAGAACGAGAAAATATTTCACAGAGAAGCCCGCGGCGACAAAACGAACGACCTCCAGCTCCAGCAGCCGGTCGAAGTTCAGCTGTCTTGCCGAGAGGATCTGCCCCTTTGCGAAACGGCTTCTCAGGGCCTCCACAAGGGGAGTTCGCGCGGGCGCCCCCTTTCTGAGCGCGTCGACGGAATCGCTGTCCACAAGGCAACATCCGGCGCTTCCCGCCCCCCAGGAGATCAAAAAACAGTCCTCCGACCTTCGCGGAGTTCTCGGGCCGCCGTCGGCTCCGGCAACCTGCAGCGCAACCCAGGACTCCCCCCCGTCGACCCTCGCGACGCGCCAGGGAAGCCTCGCGTTCAGCGCGGCCTGAAGGCCGTGGATGTATTCCGGTCCAAACGCCATAAAAATCCACCTTTCCCGTCGCCGGAAGTCAAAAAACGCGCCTCTTCACAGACGATCGCGGAAATTATACAGGATATGCCCGAAACATTGCACGCTCCAAAAAGAAAGCCGCCCTGTCACAGGCGGCTCTTCGTTCAGCAACATACACTCAATATGTACCATTCAAAACATATGTTCAATATGAAAATTCTTCGACTCGACCTCAGCGCTTTTTCATCGTCAGTCCCGCGAGAGCCAGCGCCGCCAGAAGCCCGAATCCGGCCACGCTGCAACCGCCGCCGCCGTCTCCGCCGCTGCCGCCGCCGCCGGAACTGGCGGATTCCACTCCGACGTTGCAGTGGGCGACGAATCCGCCGTCTTCCGTCGTGAAGGTGATGACGGCATTTCCGGTTTTGTGAGCGGTGATGTTATATCCCATGTCGTTGCCGGGCCGAGCCGCCACGGTGGCTACAGCCTCGTTGCTCGACACGACGGTGACGTTTTTGTTCCCCGCGTTTGAAGGCGACACCTCATAGAACACCGTCTCCGCATCGCCCTCTGCAAGCGTGATGGAAAGCTCCGTCCGCAGGGTCAGATCCAGCACCGTGAAAAGCCCGATGCCGGTGACCGCCGGAGCAGTGCCCGCTTTGGCTTTGACGGAAAAGTCCCTGGAGTACGTCTCCGCGCCGAAGGTCGCCGTCACGGTGACGGTCACTTCCTGCTCGCCGGTGAGGACAAAAGTCGTCGTCGCTCCCTTTCCTCTTGAGGCCGAGACGTTCTCCGTCTTCTTAAAATCATTGGGAGAAGGAGAGACGGCCACGGTCGCCGTGTCGGCGCTGACGCAGAGGAAAAGCAGATGAACCTCCTCGTAGGGCTCGATGCTCGTCAGGCTGCTTTCGGCGATCGCAGCGTCCGTTGCAATATAACGGCCGCTCAGATAGGTGATGTCCGCCGCGGATGCCGCGAAGGCCGCTCCGCTGAACAGCAGCACGCACGCCAAAGACAAAATCGCTTTTCTCATAACACAAAAACCCCCTTCAGTTTTTATTTCAACTCTCAAACTTCCATCTCAAACTTCCGCCTGCAAACTTCAATGTTCAAAACGGGATTTTCTCACACTCACACACTCACGTAAACGCCTTCGATTCCAGTCAGAGAGATTCCGTCAGAGAATCAATCTTTCTTCAGTTTCTTCTCAATATAACATAAAAACTCTGAACCGGATATCATTCAGGAAGTAGATTCATAGAGATATTTCAGAATATTTCGGAGAACGGGCGCGTCAGAGAGGGAACTGCGTCGTCGGATGCAAAACGTCTTGACACCAAACCTGCGTTATAGTTTATACTTAAAAAATTAAAAATCTATGGAGACAATTTTATAAAGGCTGTTCTTTGTGTGTAATCCGACGAACAAAGAAGTAAAATATTATTTATATTCACCACGAGAGGGAGAGATAAAATGTTGAATTTTCGTTCCGCCAGCGTCCGCATAGCGGATTCTTCACGAGCGATCGACGAGTGTCTGGACATTTTGTACGGCGGAGAAACACCGGACAGCCGGGCGTTGTGGATCGTCAACGCGGCGATGGGGCACAAACTGGCCAAAATCGCCGAGGCCATCCATGCCCGCGTGCCGGGAGCATCGGTGCTGGGAAGCTCCTGCGGCGGAGTCGTCGGTCGGGAGGGCATGGGAGAAGCGCTCACCCACATCGCCGTCATGGTCGTCAGCGGCCCGGAGAACGAGCTGGGATGGGCGGCAGTGGACGGATTTTCCGACGGCAATTCTCTTGAAAAAGGTCTGGAGCTGGCAAAAAAATTGCAGGAGAAAATCCCCTCTCCCAAAATCATTTACCTGCTGAGCCGAGGGCTCTGCTCCTGCAACGACGACCTTCTTTCCGCCTTCGGGCAGGTTTTTGGAAATCCGATGATTTTCGGCGGTCTTTCCTCCGACAATTACAAGGCCCTGACCACCTCCCAGTACATCGGGGACAAAGCCGACATCACCGGAATCTGGGCGGTGGGATTTGCCGACCCGACGCTCAAAGCCGCGGCCAGAGCGACTCACGGTTTCAAGCCTTACGGCGTTCCCATGACCGTCACGAAAGCGAACCACAATGAAATCATCGAATTTGACGGGCTCCCCGCCCTGACGGCCTACAGGCGTCACCTGGGGGACATCACGACGGACGAAATGAAAAAAATTCTCATTCACGGCGGCCTGGCGACGAAACTGCCGGACAACCTCGCCGAAGATTACGGCAGCGATTACATCCTGCGAAGCGCCGCCCCCTCCAAAGACGACTCCCAGAACATGCGAACGACGGTGACCATCCGGGAAGGACAGCAATGGTACATAACGGGACGCGACGAAGGGCTCATTTTCATGGAACAGCAAAAAGCCCTGACGAAATTGCAGGAAGACATCAAAAAAAATTCACCGGATGGACAGGGTCACCCCGTGGCGGTGTTCCAGACGGACTGTCTCCTGAGAGGGCGCACTCTTTTCAATAAAATCAGGAAAGAGGAAATTATCGCCATGATGCAGAACGCCTTTTTGAACGACGCCGGAGAGGTTCCTCCATGGCTCGGCATGTACGGGTTCGGTGAATTTTGTCCTCTGGCGGGGGAAAATGTATTTCATACCTACACCACTTCTCTGCTCGTCCTTTATCGCTAAAACGCTAAAAGTTGAACTCAAAGGTCGAATTCAAAGATCGGGGAGCGGAACGGAGAAGCGAGAAAATGACGGCCCAGACTCCGGAGCAGAGGCTTCAGGAACTCCAGACGATTGTAGAAAATATGCAGCACCAGTTCGTGCGCAGCGAGCTCGAAAAAGTGAATATGCGCATTCTGCGTTATAAACTGGATGCTCAGCTGGAAATTTTCAAATGGATCAATTTTTTTGCCCAGCGCGCCCTTTCCTCCGCTACCCTTGACAAACTCGCCGATCTGCAGGCGGAGGGAATCGTGGATATTTTTCAGCTGGAAACGGGCATCACCCTAAAGCTGAACGCGGAAGACCGCAAATTTGTCCTGTACGGAAAATGTAACTTCGACTGCGAAGAAACCGAATTTTCCGTTTCCGCGGAGTGGCTCGCCCAAAATCTGACGGCTCAGTCCGAGGAGCACAAAGCGATCGTTGAATCGCCCGTGGACGAAACTTCACCCTTCGCCAGCATGGACCTGGCCCACGCCATCTACATGCCGGTGTTCGACAACCAGCGCAGAATGGAGGGCATCCTTCTCGGAGGGATCGGAAAGCAGAGCGTCAGCGTCTACGATTTCCATCCGGAGGAGATCACTCTGCCCTTCACGGTGTACTGTCAGCACATGAACGGCGTTTACATCAACCGCGTCGCCCTGGAGCAGTCCAACGCGGCGGGAGAGGCGAAGTCCAGATTTCTTTCGACCCTGAGCCATGAAATACGCACCCCCATGAACGCCATTATCGGCATGACCCAGATAGCGAAACGCAGCAACGATTCTGAAGAGGTCAACAACTGCCTGGAACAGATTGACATATCCTCACGTCACCTTCTGAGGCTTGTGAACGACGTGCTCGACATGTCGAAAATCAACGAGGGCAAGCTGGTTTTGGAAAACGCGCCTTTCCCGCTGGAGACCGTTCTGGAGGACATCGTTTCGACCCTGCGCCCCAACGCGACGGACAAAGGCGTCAACCTCACGCTGGGCACCTGTGGAATCGAGAATCTCATTCTGATGGGAGACTCGATGCGTTTATCTCAGGTCCTGATCAACCTCATTTCCAACGCGACCAAATTCACGAACCGGGGCGGCAGGATCAGGGTCGACGTGAGAAGCGTCCTGAGGGACAGGGAAAAGGCCCTTGTCCGGTTTTCCGTCGAGGATACCGGCATAGGAATGTCCGAAAAAACGCTGTCGCACATATTCGCCCCTTTTGAGCAGGGGGACGCCAGCACCTCCAGAAAGTTCGGAGGCACGGGGCTGGGACTGACCATCAGCAAAAAAATCGTCAGCCTCATGGGCAGCGTCTTCGAGGTGGAGAGTCGGGAAAACGTCGGCTCCAAATTCTCCTTTCAGGTCTGGTTCAACCTGGGGCATAAAAACAGAGACGCGAAAAACAGCCGCAGCTTCAATGACGGAACGTCAGGCGTTCCTTTCACGGCTCCGGATTTCCGCGTTCTGGTCGTAGACGACATTCCAGTCAACCTGACGGTCTGCGAGGGATTGCTCGCCCCCTTCAAAATAAAGACCACAACCTGCTCCAGCGGACAGGAAGCCCTCATGCTGCTGCAAAATCAGGAGTTCGATCTGATTTTCATGGACCACA
Proteins encoded in this region:
- a CDS encoding FIST C-terminal domain-containing protein encodes the protein MLNFRSASVRIADSSRAIDECLDILYGGETPDSRALWIVNAAMGHKLAKIAEAIHARVPGASVLGSSCGGVVGREGMGEALTHIAVMVVSGPENELGWAAVDGFSDGNSLEKGLELAKKLQEKIPSPKIIYLLSRGLCSCNDDLLSAFGQVFGNPMIFGGLSSDNYKALTTSQYIGDKADITGIWAVGFADPTLKAAARATHGFKPYGVPMTVTKANHNEIIEFDGLPALTAYRRHLGDITTDEMKKILIHGGLATKLPDNLAEDYGSDYILRSAAPSKDDSQNMRTTVTIREGQQWYITGRDEGLIFMEQQKALTKLQEDIKKNSPDGQGHPVAVFQTDCLLRGRTLFNKIRKEEIIAMMQNAFLNDAGEVPPWLGMYGFGEFCPLAGENVFHTYTTSLLVLYR
- a CDS encoding response regulator; the protein is MTAQTPEQRLQELQTIVENMQHQFVRSELEKVNMRILRYKLDAQLEIFKWINFFAQRALSSATLDKLADLQAEGIVDIFQLETGITLKLNAEDRKFVLYGKCNFDCEETEFSVSAEWLAQNLTAQSEEHKAIVESPVDETSPFASMDLAHAIYMPVFDNQRRMEGILLGGIGKQSVSVYDFHPEEITLPFTVYCQHMNGVYINRVALEQSNAAGEAKSRFLSTLSHEIRTPMNAIIGMTQIAKRSNDSEEVNNCLEQIDISSRHLLRLVNDVLDMSKINEGKLVLENAPFPLETVLEDIVSTLRPNATDKGVNLTLGTCGIENLILMGDSMRLSQVLINLISNATKFTNRGGRIRVDVRSVLRDREKALVRFSVEDTGIGMSEKTLSHIFAPFEQGDASTSRKFGGTGLGLTISKKIVSLMGSVFEVESRENVGSKFSFQVWFNLGHKNRDAKNSRSFNDGTSGVPFTAPDFRVLVVDDIPVNLTVCEGLLAPFKIKTTTCSSGQEALMLLQNQEFDLIFMDHMMPQMDGMETTAAIRALGPRFRNMPIVAMTANVIFGMEEIFRKNDFQDFLPKPIEIQKLYEMLERWVPLEFRKKPEQNAVEDALSDSEKKALLRQLSETPVEGANCVETLQRIGGSVESLISVLQTFVSHVPNILKEIQSPDAETLNQYAIHVHGLKGASWGICALRIGEMAEELEKWAKAGDLESVLSKNPLFLEATEKLLTDLNALLAHLATPVNREKKNEPDQEILKAIFRASESYNTMALSRAMKDLTQYDYELNGDLVEWLTREFDELEYDHICERLKSLIPL
- a CDS encoding Ig-like domain-containing protein produces the protein MRKAILSLACVLLFSGAAFAASAADITYLSGRYIATDAAIAESSLTSIEPYEEVHLLFLCVSADTATVAVSPSPNDFKKTENVSASRGKGATTTFVLTGEQEVTVTVTATFGAETYSRDFSVKAKAGTAPAVTGIGLFTVLDLTLRTELSITLAEGDAETVFYEVSPSNAGNKNVTVVSSNEAVATVAARPGNDMGYNITAHKTGNAVITFTTEDGGFVAHCNVGVESASSGGGGSGGDGGGGCSVAGFGLLAALALAGLTMKKR
- a CDS encoding NFACT family protein codes for the protein MAFGPEYIHGLQAALNARLPWRVARVDGGESWVALQVAGADGGPRTPRRSEDCFLISWGAGSAGCCLVDSDSVDALRKGAPARTPLVEALRSRFAKGQILSARQLNFDRLLELEVVRFVAAGFSVKYFLVLEITEPSGNVILLDENHKIEELARHASPDVNRYRTLLPGYPYVPPPVFEGPLPSEVEKLQTGGIFGVRGVGRPLGRLIDARWEERDPEVWLAALRRIYTEDFLPCQYTDRGYLTRFPHLFREAKNLGEDALDAAREGVLRPLLTALRSRLLHRLNVHLERAVKSRERHLDGLLKQLRNNAEAEVFRRKGELLLARVNEIPPRAAKVTLSEWGGGEELEIELDPNLSPSRNAERYFKKYKKARVDPQKYREEIDSLKGAVAELWEQKDLLNAIDDPDQLEEAVRDVEEWLSASRETKKTPAAGGKIFKKGRQQKKAREKLPPHLRFEVEGCTILVGLSARGNRFVTFKQATGGDLWLHAHEVPGAHVIVKGPFARAELEENVPNLLAFAASLAAAYSRGKTSLSVQVDYTERRYVRAVPGAALSLVTYVNPGTIRVSPEFWKEYLEKKDA